The genomic window TGTGTAATTATTTAATCCGTAGTAAACAGTGCTTCCATCGTGAACGTAAGTGTCATATCCTTTTACTCCTAAAATGATTAAATCCTGAATGTAATTTGGAAAATCTGCACCTGTTTTTACTTTTGAATGGGCTTCTTTTATTTGTTCTATTGTAAACATATTTATATGGTTTTTAAGTTAGTGTTTGCCACGAATTGCACGAATTTACACGAATTTTTTATTTAAAAATTTCGGAAAATTAATTAGTGTCAATTCTCGAAATTCGTGGCAAAAAAAAAATTATTTCAAAAATACGATTAATGATTTTATAAACGAATCAAAAGATTCGATATGTGGCAAATGTCCTGTATTTGGAATTTCTACCAATTTTGCATTTGGAATTGCTTTCTGAGTTTTTTTTCCCAATTCTGCATAATTTCCCATTGTTTTTCTCACTTCTTCAGAAACCAATGGTTTTCCTAAAGCTGTTTTATCTCTCGTTCCGATAATCAATAACGTCGGGCATCTAATATTTTTAAATTCATACAAAACGGGCTGCGTAAAAATCATATCGTACAAAAGAGCCGAATTCCAGGCAACAATATCATAATCTGCGGCAGTGGTCCAGCCAGCGCCAAGTTCAGCCCATTTTTGATAATCGGCATTCCATTTTCCGTCATAATAATTTGCCATTTGGTATTGCTTGATGCCTTCATAATTCTGCTTTAATTCCGATTTGTACCACCAATCAACAGGTTTGTATGGCACGACTAATTTCCAGTCTTCTAAACCAATCGGGTTTTCTAAAACCAGTTTTTCTGTCGTTTCTGGATACATTAATGCAAAGCGCGTTGCCAGCATTCCGCCCATAGAATGTCCTAAAACTATGGTTTTGCTAATTCCTAAGTGATCTAAAAGCTTCTTGGTATTTTCTGCCAGCTGTTGAAAAGTGTATTGAAAATGATCTGGCTTTGTTGATTTTCCAAAACCAATTTGATCAGGAACAATTACACGATAACCTTCTTTCGTCAGTGCTTTAATTGTAGTTTCCCAATAAGCGCCATTGAAATTTTTTCCGTGCAGTAAAACAATATTTTTCTGATTGTAATTTTCTGGAATAACATCCATATAACTCATTTTCAAGTATTGGCGCTGATTGCTCAATTCGATAAAATGAACAGGGAAAGGATATTCGTAATTACTTAAATTAATATCTAATGCTTTTATATTTCCTTGCTGTCCAAAACTTAAGAAAGGAATTAGTATGAATAATAATTTTAAGATTTTCATTTGAGAGGCAATTGTTTTTATGATTTATAAAATTAAACCGAACCGTTTTTAAAACAAAGCTTAAAATCTTAAAGTTATCAGAAAAATAACTTTTGAAATGATTTTGTTGTTTTTAATGTCAATAATCGATGATTCATTAAAATTTTATCGACTAAATGATACTGATTATGAAAATAATGTATTTTAACGAGTAATGTAGCACTTTAAGGAACTTCTTTTTATTAATAGGAAAAATGTATGTAACTTAGTGTCAGAATGTTGTAAGCCTTAAATATTAGTATTATGAAAAAAACAATACTTTTGCTCCTGCTAACAGTCCCCACATTTGCCCAAGAACTCAATACGTTTGATTTCGCCGTTATAAATTCGACCTTAATTTCTGCAAATATAGACCTTGATAAAGGCCGGAGCGTTGTCGCGGCAAATCAAGACCAATATTCGGCTTATTTTCAGTACGCCCTTACGATGTGTGAAGACGATATTATTTTTGGTGCCGGAATTGACAAGTCTGAAATCGATCGTACCTATGTGGGGTATATTGGTAAGATTTGCGATAAATTTAGAGCTACAATTGGGATAGGATATGTCGATTCTAGAAGTGGTTATGAGGGAACTTTTACTGGTTTTAGCATCTCATGGCATTTTTCTGAAAACACCTATATCGGTGGAAACTTAGAAAATTTACACTCATCTATAATTGATTATGATACTGATGAAAGTTTTGATTATTATAAAAAACTGGTTCCCAAAGTTTTTGGAAGTTATGAAATTATCCCTCATGTGATTGCTTTTGGGCAATTGAGTTCGA from Flavobacterium sp. KACC 22763 includes these protein-coding regions:
- a CDS encoding alpha/beta fold hydrolase, which encodes MKILKLLFILIPFLSFGQQGNIKALDINLSNYEYPFPVHFIELSNQRQYLKMSYMDVIPENYNQKNIVLLHGKNFNGAYWETTIKALTKEGYRVIVPDQIGFGKSTKPDHFQYTFQQLAENTKKLLDHLGISKTIVLGHSMGGMLATRFALMYPETTEKLVLENPIGLEDWKLVVPYKPVDWWYKSELKQNYEGIKQYQMANYYDGKWNADYQKWAELGAGWTTAADYDIVAWNSALLYDMIFTQPVLYEFKNIRCPTLLIIGTRDKTALGKPLVSEEVRKTMGNYAELGKKTQKAIPNAKLVEIPNTGHLPHIESFDSFIKSLIVFLK